A genome region from Thermococcus gorgonarius includes the following:
- a CDS encoding Tfx family DNA-binding protein → MKTFLTEQQIRILRLRAKGLKQSEIAEMLGTSRANVSILERRALEKIEKARNTLLLWEQINSKISLEVKAGEDIFTVPEKLFKKADELGVKVPYSTAEIIAFLVEHAPVEDRLAKRDFTLFLDARDRLRISECLLEDFDEVGKKE, encoded by the coding sequence ATGAAAACTTTCTTAACGGAACAGCAGATTCGGATCCTTCGTCTCCGCGCGAAGGGCCTGAAGCAGAGTGAGATTGCCGAGATGCTGGGTACGAGCAGGGCAAACGTGAGCATCCTCGAGAGACGGGCACTTGAGAAGATAGAAAAGGCCCGAAATACGCTATTGCTCTGGGAGCAGATTAACTCGAAGATAAGCCTCGAAGTCAAAGCCGGTGAGGACATCTTCACCGTACCGGAAAAGCTGTTTAAGAAGGCCGACGAGCTCGGGGTTAAGGTCCCCTACAGCACTGCCGAGATAATAGCTTTCCTCGTGGAGCACGCTCCCGTCGAGGACAGGCTCGCCAAAAGGGACTTCACGCTCTTCCTCGACGCCAGAGACCGGCTTAGGATAAGCGAGTGCTTACTTGAGGACTTCGATGAGGTAGGGAAGAAGGAGTGA
- the rgy gene encoding reverse gyrase, with product MKAIYRGMCPNCEGRISDDRLVMKNPCKECLDEPVHADSYFQLVSAVRNALKLRGTLKEWERIYQLESNTREIEELFNKATGFTFWSAQRTWVKRLLKGRSFSIIAPTGMGKSTFGAFMSLWHAKRGKKSYIIVPTTPLVIQTVKKIEAMRERLGLNVKLAYYHGNLRKKEKEEMLALIDSGEYDILVTSAQWLARNFEDKLKGRHFDFIFVDDVDAFLKASKNIDRSLYLLGFNEETIQKAWEIVRLKKGMARYLNGNSEDKNEKLKELNEQIEKIQREIESYKRKNRIGVMIIASATGSARGDRIKLYRELLGFEVGSGRSALRNVVDSYLKPTKDVKEHVADLLERIGRGGLIFVPIDQGLSYAEELVNYLRERGFKVELASSKNKKAVERFENGEAEYLVGVATYYGSIVRGLDLPHLIRYAVFTGVPKFRFSIDLERPTIYRALGLLSEVMDFLSDEDRRTAEKLYSRLRRLIRNIPQFELLKIEEALAEGLPIENEFHNHVLGVFRELVEFLRRVLHDKEVLKKLAEDPFVSLTEEEGKWFIEIPDVRTYIQATGRTSRLFAGGITKGLSVLLVDNEKVFNGLVRQMRWRFTEFKMVPFEELDLDEVLRQIDEDREKVKLVMEGKISARVKDLVKSSLMIVESPNKARTIANFFGQPSKTRIGDLVAYEVSIGNRMLTILASGGHMFDLVTNEGYHGVLIEKKDDIMKFIPVYDTIKRCRDCGHQFVDWEKKGVCPRCGSTNVRDALENVVAMRELAQEVDEILIATDPDTEGEKIAWDIRNVLSPYTPNIKRTEFHEVTRPAILKAIEEARDVNENRVEAQIVRRIEDRWIGFELSQELQRVFENRNLSAGRVQTPVLGWIIERYKEFSESETYFLGLTLENGLQVTVEIGKDGQDVEPPEYVTVEEVQLEERELNPSPPYTTDAMLKDASTFLKLSAPETMRLAQDLFEMGLITYHRTDSTHVSNTGIEIAKEYITQEIGEEYFKPRPWGEEGTHEAIRPTRPIDTGRLMQLIRDGIIQLPRNLTRNHYRLYDMIFRKFMTSQMKSAKILYERAVINAGVEKAEVEGYVEIIEDGWTKLRSPPLRQIPRLEKGARLKVVEAKKWKAPKVSLYSQGDIIALMKERKIGRPSTYAKIVETLLRRGYVVETKGRKKLVPTEKGIKVYHYLVSKYRDLVSEERTRELEEIMDRIEEGKEDYQEVLNGLYSEITEFIGKA from the coding sequence ATGAAGGCGATCTATCGGGGAATGTGCCCGAACTGTGAAGGTAGAATATCCGACGATAGGCTTGTGATGAAAAATCCCTGTAAGGAGTGTCTTGACGAACCCGTTCACGCTGATTCCTATTTTCAACTCGTTTCCGCCGTTCGAAACGCCCTCAAACTCAGGGGGACCCTGAAAGAGTGGGAGAGGATATACCAGCTTGAAAGCAATACAAGAGAGATCGAGGAGTTATTCAATAAGGCGACGGGCTTCACCTTCTGGAGTGCTCAGAGGACTTGGGTGAAGAGGCTTCTCAAGGGAAGGAGCTTTTCGATAATAGCCCCTACCGGTATGGGTAAGAGCACCTTTGGGGCTTTCATGAGCCTCTGGCACGCGAAAAGAGGGAAGAAGAGCTATATAATCGTCCCGACAACGCCCCTCGTCATTCAGACGGTCAAGAAGATAGAAGCGATGCGCGAGAGGCTCGGGCTAAACGTTAAGCTCGCCTACTACCACGGCAATCTTAGGAAAAAGGAAAAAGAGGAAATGCTTGCCCTCATAGATTCGGGAGAGTACGACATCCTCGTAACGAGTGCCCAGTGGCTGGCCAGAAACTTCGAGGACAAGCTGAAGGGGAGGCACTTTGACTTCATCTTTGTTGATGACGTCGACGCTTTTCTGAAGGCGAGCAAGAACATAGATCGCTCCCTTTATCTGCTCGGTTTCAACGAGGAGACCATCCAGAAGGCCTGGGAGATAGTGAGGCTTAAGAAGGGCATGGCCCGCTACCTCAATGGGAACTCAGAGGACAAAAACGAGAAGCTCAAGGAGCTAAACGAGCAGATAGAGAAAATCCAGAGGGAGATCGAGTCCTACAAGAGGAAGAATAGGATAGGCGTCATGATAATAGCCTCGGCCACAGGTAGTGCCAGGGGAGACAGGATAAAGCTCTACCGCGAGCTGCTGGGCTTTGAGGTCGGGAGCGGAAGGAGCGCTCTCAGGAACGTAGTTGACAGCTATCTTAAGCCGACCAAGGACGTCAAGGAACACGTGGCAGATCTGTTGGAAAGGATCGGCAGAGGCGGGCTGATTTTTGTTCCCATCGACCAGGGCCTTAGCTACGCCGAAGAACTCGTGAATTACCTCCGCGAGCGCGGTTTTAAGGTGGAACTCGCGAGCTCAAAGAACAAGAAAGCCGTTGAGAGGTTTGAAAACGGCGAGGCTGAATACCTCGTCGGCGTCGCTACCTACTACGGCTCAATCGTTAGGGGCCTCGATTTACCCCATCTAATACGCTACGCCGTCTTCACCGGCGTACCCAAGTTCCGCTTTTCAATAGACCTTGAGAGGCCGACAATCTACAGAGCTCTGGGCCTGCTCAGCGAGGTCATGGACTTTCTGAGTGACGAGGACAGGAGAACCGCCGAGAAGCTATACTCAAGGCTGAGGCGGCTCATAAGGAACATACCTCAGTTTGAACTTCTGAAGATAGAGGAGGCCCTTGCCGAGGGCCTGCCAATAGAGAATGAGTTCCACAACCATGTATTGGGCGTTTTCCGCGAGCTGGTCGAGTTTCTGAGAAGGGTTCTTCACGACAAGGAAGTTCTGAAAAAGCTTGCCGAAGACCCCTTCGTCAGTCTGACGGAGGAAGAGGGCAAGTGGTTCATCGAGATACCCGACGTTAGGACATACATTCAGGCAACTGGAAGGACGAGCAGGCTCTTCGCGGGCGGAATAACCAAGGGTTTGAGCGTTCTCCTTGTTGATAACGAGAAGGTCTTCAACGGCTTAGTGAGGCAGATGCGCTGGCGCTTCACGGAGTTCAAGATGGTGCCCTTCGAGGAGCTGGATCTCGATGAGGTTCTCAGACAAATCGATGAGGACAGGGAGAAAGTTAAACTCGTAATGGAGGGCAAGATAAGCGCCAGGGTCAAGGACCTCGTTAAGTCCTCGCTCATGATAGTCGAGAGCCCCAACAAGGCAAGAACCATAGCAAACTTCTTCGGCCAGCCGAGCAAGACGAGGATAGGCGATCTGGTTGCGTATGAGGTGAGCATAGGGAACAGAATGCTGACGATTTTGGCTAGTGGAGGACATATGTTCGACCTTGTGACGAACGAAGGCTATCACGGCGTTCTGATTGAGAAAAAAGATGATATTATGAAGTTTATTCCGGTCTACGACACCATAAAGCGCTGCCGCGACTGCGGACATCAGTTCGTTGACTGGGAGAAAAAAGGCGTCTGTCCGCGCTGTGGTTCCACAAACGTGCGTGATGCCCTGGAGAACGTAGTTGCGATGCGCGAGCTGGCGCAGGAAGTTGATGAGATTCTCATCGCGACCGACCCGGATACCGAGGGTGAGAAAATAGCATGGGACATAAGGAACGTGCTGAGCCCATACACACCGAACATCAAGAGGACGGAGTTCCATGAGGTTACGAGGCCGGCCATACTGAAGGCAATCGAAGAAGCAAGGGACGTAAACGAGAACCGCGTTGAGGCCCAGATAGTAAGAAGAATAGAGGACAGATGGATAGGCTTTGAGCTGAGTCAGGAACTCCAGCGCGTCTTTGAAAACAGGAACCTCTCCGCTGGAAGGGTTCAGACGCCCGTTTTAGGCTGGATAATTGAGAGGTATAAAGAGTTCAGTGAGAGCGAGACTTACTTCCTCGGCTTAACCCTTGAGAACGGCCTCCAGGTGACGGTTGAGATAGGCAAGGATGGACAGGATGTCGAGCCTCCCGAGTACGTCACGGTTGAGGAGGTTCAGCTTGAGGAGAGAGAGCTCAACCCCTCTCCACCGTACACTACCGATGCAATGTTGAAAGACGCCTCGACGTTCCTGAAGCTTTCAGCGCCGGAGACGATGAGACTAGCTCAGGATCTCTTTGAAATGGGTCTGATAACCTACCACAGAACGGACTCAACCCACGTCAGCAACACCGGAATAGAGATAGCGAAGGAGTACATAACCCAGGAGATAGGCGAGGAGTACTTCAAGCCAAGGCCGTGGGGCGAAGAGGGAACCCACGAGGCGATAAGGCCGACGAGGCCAATAGATACAGGAAGGCTGATGCAGCTCATTCGCGATGGAATAATCCAGCTCCCGAGGAATCTGACGAGGAACCACTACCGCTTGTATGACATGATATTCAGGAAGTTCATGACGAGCCAGATGAAGTCAGCAAAAATACTCTACGAGAGGGCCGTCATAAACGCTGGGGTTGAAAAGGCCGAGGTTGAAGGCTACGTTGAAATCATCGAGGACGGCTGGACGAAGCTCAGGAGCCCACCGCTCAGGCAGATACCGAGGCTTGAAAAAGGTGCGAGACTGAAGGTCGTCGAGGCCAAGAAGTGGAAGGCTCCCAAGGTTTCACTCTACAGCCAAGGTGACATAATAGCCCTGATGAAGGAGAGGAAGATAGGAAGGCCTTCAACGTACGCCAAGATAGTTGAGACCCTTCTCAGGAGAGGCTACGTCGTAGAGACCAAGGGCAGGAAGAAGCTTGTACCTACTGAGAAGGGCATAAAGGTCTACCACTACCTCGTCAGCAAATACCGCGACCTCGTCAGCGAGGAAAGGACGAGGGAGCTTGAGGAGATAATGGACAGGATAGAAGAGGGCAAAGAGGATTACCAGGAAGTCCTCAACGGGCTCTACTCGGAGATAACGGAATTTATAGGCAAAGCTTGA
- a CDS encoding arginase family protein: MVTFIPFGERPNREGVEYAAKLLIREGLVEESEVKTVEGNKLETIAGKINPDCCYITGEHLVTYAILEKLRPASLISLDAHTDLLHDYLDHGSWLAYALEERKVHRAAVTGPVLMIPTSKRTKLWTRRVRIYPALPRTRRSNRGWKSYLNLTNHDVEEVLEDVKRYLGKEVYITVDLDVLRPEYRIARFQHGELTLDQLLDILEGIKEKFKVLSFDITEISDRIKRSRAGKKALIEVFSALRG, encoded by the coding sequence ATGGTCACGTTTATACCTTTTGGCGAAAGGCCAAATAGGGAAGGCGTAGAATATGCTGCCAAGCTTTTAATTCGAGAGGGGCTGGTGGAAGAGTCCGAAGTTAAAACTGTAGAAGGAAACAAGTTGGAGACCATAGCCGGAAAAATAAACCCCGACTGTTGCTACATCACGGGCGAACATCTCGTTACCTACGCCATCCTCGAAAAGCTTAGGCCGGCTTCATTAATAAGCCTCGATGCCCATACGGATCTTCTCCACGACTACTTGGATCATGGTTCTTGGCTGGCATATGCCCTAGAGGAGAGAAAGGTCCACCGGGCGGCTGTAACCGGACCCGTGCTTATGATACCAACCAGCAAAAGGACAAAGCTGTGGACGAGGAGGGTAAGAATATATCCCGCGCTCCCCAGAACCCGGAGGTCTAACCGGGGCTGGAAAAGCTATCTAAACCTTACGAACCACGACGTTGAGGAAGTACTCGAGGATGTAAAAAGATACTTGGGAAAAGAGGTCTATATAACCGTAGACTTGGACGTACTGAGACCGGAATACCGGATTGCAAGGTTTCAGCACGGGGAACTAACGCTTGACCAGCTTTTGGATATACTCGAAGGGATCAAAGAAAAATTCAAAGTTCTGAGTTTCGACATTACCGAGATTTCAGACAGGATAAAGCGATCTAGAGCTGGCAAGAAAGCATTAATCGAAGTCTTCTCAGCGCTGAGGGGGTGA
- a CDS encoding DprA-like winged helix domain-containing protein: protein MKNRRVLEALKDGPLPVEEISEKTGLPAMEVRRYLLRFAEQGKVKSFEKDGKIYWKIKEKDELEEEFKYV from the coding sequence ATGAAGAACAGAAGGGTTCTTGAGGCTCTAAAAGATGGGCCCCTACCCGTTGAAGAAATATCTGAGAAGACAGGCCTCCCCGCCATGGAAGTGAGGAGGTACTTACTTCGCTTTGCTGAACAGGGAAAAGTCAAAAGCTTTGAGAAAGATGGGAAAATCTACTGGAAGATTAAGGAGAAGGACGAACTGGAAGAGGAGTTTAAATATGTTTGA
- a CDS encoding 50S ribosomal protein L31e, with translation MPIKPGEEVIFVVPLKKIKKRVPRWKRAPRAARFLREWIARHAKADEVVIGTDVNEKIWERGAEKPPNKLRVKVVVEESEGKRIAKVSLA, from the coding sequence ATGCCGATAAAGCCCGGTGAAGAGGTCATATTCGTTGTCCCCCTCAAGAAGATAAAGAAGCGCGTTCCACGCTGGAAGAGGGCACCGAGGGCTGCTCGCTTCCTCCGCGAGTGGATAGCGAGGCACGCCAAGGCCGACGAGGTTGTTATTGGTACCGACGTCAACGAGAAGATCTGGGAGCGCGGCGCTGAGAAGCCGCCCAACAAGCTTCGTGTCAAGGTCGTCGTCGAGGAGAGCGAAGGCAAGAGGATTGCCAAGGTCTCCCTCGCCTGA
- a CDS encoding Sjogren's syndrome/scleroderma autoantigen 1 family protein: MRGPTEEEIKNVIMPLMLSGAKMLDRHCPKCGSPLFEKDGRVFCPVCEYRAKKQKEKIDDVKGILMKKLVEVTNSLPSDPEEMEKYLRVMEKIIDVLKKYKELEG; this comes from the coding sequence TTGAGGGGACCAACGGAAGAGGAGATCAAAAACGTGATAATGCCCTTAATGCTCTCGGGGGCAAAGATGCTCGACAGACACTGTCCAAAATGTGGTTCACCCCTCTTTGAGAAGGATGGGAGAGTTTTCTGCCCCGTATGTGAGTACAGGGCAAAGAAACAGAAGGAGAAGATAGATGACGTAAAAGGAATCCTCATGAAGAAACTCGTGGAGGTAACAAATTCCCTTCCGAGTGATCCGGAGGAGATGGAGAAATACTTAAGGGTTATGGAGAAAATAATAGATGTCCTGAAAAAGTACAAAGAACTGGAGGGTTGA
- a CDS encoding 50S ribosomal protein L39e, translated as MARNKPLAKKLRLAKAAKQNRRVPVWVIVKTNRKVMTHPKRRHWRRTKLKE; from the coding sequence ATGGCGAGGAACAAGCCACTTGCAAAGAAGCTTAGACTTGCGAAGGCAGCAAAGCAGAACAGGCGCGTTCCGGTTTGGGTTATCGTTAAGACCAACAGAAAGGTTATGACTCACCCGAAGAGGAGGCACTGGAGAAGAACCAAGCTTAAGGAGTGA
- the gdhA gene encoding glutamate dehydrogenase produces MVEIDPFEMAVQQLERAAQFMDISEEALEWLKRPMRIVEVSVPVEMDDGSVKVFTGFRVQHNWARGPTKGGIRWHPAETLSTVKALATWMTWKVAVVDLPYGGGKGGIIVDPKKLSEREQERLARSYIRAVYDVIGPWTDIPAPDVYTNPKIMAWMMDEYETIMRRKGPAFGVITGKPPGVGGIVARMDATARGAAFTIREAAKALGWDDLKGKTIAIQGYGNAGYYLHKIMSEEYGMKVVAVSDSKGGIYNPDGLPPADEVLKWKKEHGSVKDMPGTQPITNEELLELEVDILAPAAIEEVITEKNADNVKAKIVAEVANGPVTPEADEILYEKGILQIPDFLCNAGGVTVSYFEWVQNINGYYWTVEETRKRLDDKMTKAFWDVFNTHKEKNIHMRDAAYVVAVGRVYEAMKHRGWVKK; encoded by the coding sequence ATGGTCGAGATTGACCCCTTTGAGATGGCAGTTCAGCAGCTTGAGAGGGCTGCCCAGTTCATGGACATAAGTGAAGAGGCCCTTGAATGGCTCAAGAGGCCCATGAGGATTGTTGAGGTTAGCGTTCCCGTCGAGATGGACGACGGTTCTGTCAAGGTTTTCACTGGTTTCCGCGTTCAGCACAATTGGGCCCGCGGTCCGACCAAGGGTGGCATTCGCTGGCACCCGGCCGAGACCCTCAGCACCGTTAAGGCTTTGGCAACATGGATGACCTGGAAGGTTGCAGTCGTTGACCTCCCCTACGGTGGAGGTAAGGGTGGTATCATCGTTGACCCGAAGAAGCTCTCCGAGAGGGAGCAGGAGAGGCTTGCCCGCTCATACATAAGGGCCGTTTACGACGTCATCGGTCCATGGACCGACATTCCAGCCCCTGACGTTTACACCAACCCGAAGATCATGGCTTGGATGATGGACGAGTACGAGACCATAATGAGGCGCAAAGGCCCAGCCTTTGGTGTTATCACAGGCAAGCCGCCCGGAGTCGGTGGTATCGTCGCCAGAATGGACGCAACCGCCCGTGGTGCGGCGTTCACCATCAGAGAGGCCGCCAAGGCCCTCGGCTGGGACGACCTCAAGGGCAAGACCATAGCCATACAGGGCTACGGTAACGCAGGTTATTACCTCCACAAGATAATGAGTGAGGAGTACGGCATGAAGGTCGTCGCGGTCAGCGACAGCAAGGGTGGTATCTACAACCCCGACGGGCTCCCGCCGGCTGACGAGGTTCTCAAGTGGAAGAAGGAGCACGGCTCAGTCAAAGACATGCCCGGAACCCAGCCGATAACCAACGAGGAGCTCCTCGAGCTTGAGGTGGACATCCTTGCTCCCGCGGCAATAGAGGAGGTCATCACCGAAAAGAACGCCGACAACGTCAAGGCCAAGATCGTTGCCGAGGTTGCCAACGGACCTGTTACACCCGAGGCCGACGAGATACTCTACGAGAAGGGTATCCTCCAGATTCCGGACTTCCTCTGTAACGCCGGTGGTGTTACCGTCAGCTACTTCGAGTGGGTCCAGAACATCAACGGCTACTACTGGACGGTTGAAGAGACCAGGAAGAGGCTCGACGACAAGATGACCAAGGCCTTCTGGGACGTCTTTAACACCCACAAGGAGAAGAACATCCACATGCGTGACGCTGCCTACGTCGTCGCCGTTGGCAGGGTCTACGAGGCCATGAAGCACCGCGGATGGGTCAAGAAGTGA
- the trmBL2 gene encoding HTH-type transcriptional regulator TrmBL2: MVQERMVELLQEHFELNLYEARAYVALVGFGVLTPAELASVSEVPAPRTYDVLRSLEKKGFAISQPGKVNKYRPVHPQNILEKFIEEWQERVKEELEAKKKAKEELLELMTPLIETEIPKYGVERVWVVRGIRNATLKTREMFEEVKEKILLADNGYIAVNLENEIISAVDKGVKAKIIVAENLLPRLRGSKLLEYAKNGKLELRTLDKFDLPMLICDDEVFFALEDMAARYFNYETQVWIRDFRVRALFETKFNEYWEKAKKV, encoded by the coding sequence ATGGTGCAGGAGAGAATGGTAGAGCTTCTTCAGGAGCACTTTGAGTTGAACCTCTACGAGGCAAGGGCGTACGTGGCCCTCGTTGGGTTTGGCGTACTCACCCCCGCCGAGCTGGCAAGTGTATCAGAGGTTCCTGCCCCGAGAACCTATGATGTCCTCAGGAGCCTTGAGAAGAAGGGCTTTGCCATAAGCCAGCCCGGCAAGGTCAACAAGTACAGGCCCGTTCACCCCCAGAACATCCTCGAAAAGTTCATTGAGGAGTGGCAGGAGCGCGTTAAGGAGGAGCTTGAAGCCAAGAAGAAAGCGAAGGAAGAACTCCTCGAGCTAATGACTCCCCTTATCGAGACAGAAATTCCAAAGTACGGTGTTGAAAGGGTCTGGGTAGTCCGTGGGATAAGGAATGCCACTCTCAAGACGAGGGAGATGTTTGAGGAGGTTAAGGAGAAGATACTCCTAGCTGACAACGGCTACATCGCAGTTAACCTGGAGAATGAGATAATTTCTGCGGTCGACAAGGGCGTTAAGGCAAAGATCATAGTGGCGGAGAACCTCCTTCCGAGGCTCAGAGGATCAAAACTCCTTGAGTACGCCAAGAACGGAAAGCTTGAGCTGAGAACTCTGGACAAGTTCGATCTGCCAATGCTCATCTGTGACGATGAGGTCTTCTTCGCCCTCGAGGACATGGCGGCAAGGTACTTCAACTACGAGACCCAGGTCTGGATCAGGGACTTCAGGGTCAGGGCTCTCTTTGAGACTAAGTTCAACGAGTACTGGGAAAAGGCTAAGAAAGTCTGA
- a CDS encoding translation initiation factor IF-6, with the protein MHIERLDFENSPYLGVYGVATDRVVLVREGLGEKKLNVLREVLKVPVVETSVMKSRIVGIFSAGNSNAILVPWYVWDAELEHIKNSFRENGVDTEIVPFKSTLTALGNLILANDRAALVSSKFTREEAKEIGDILGVEVERGMIADYHAVGSAGVVTNKGGLVHPEATDEELEWLRDLFGVDIYVGTANMGVPFVGSCMLANSNGVVVGHLTTGPEIVKIEEALGFLD; encoded by the coding sequence ATGCACATAGAGAGGCTTGATTTTGAGAACTCCCCATATCTCGGTGTTTACGGCGTTGCTACCGATAGGGTAGTCCTGGTTAGGGAAGGCCTTGGTGAGAAGAAGCTCAACGTTCTTCGGGAAGTCCTTAAAGTTCCGGTAGTTGAGACGAGCGTTATGAAGTCGCGCATAGTAGGTATATTCTCCGCCGGCAACTCGAACGCTATACTAGTCCCGTGGTACGTATGGGATGCTGAATTGGAGCACATAAAGAATTCCTTTAGGGAAAACGGAGTTGACACCGAAATAGTTCCCTTTAAGAGCACGCTGACGGCACTTGGGAACCTAATCTTGGCAAACGACAGGGCTGCTCTGGTCAGCTCAAAGTTCACCAGGGAAGAGGCGAAAGAGATCGGAGATATCCTCGGTGTAGAGGTCGAGAGGGGAATGATAGCTGACTATCACGCCGTCGGTAGTGCCGGTGTTGTTACAAATAAAGGCGGTCTGGTTCATCCTGAAGCTACAGATGAGGAACTTGAATGGCTTAGGGACCTCTTCGGGGTTGACATATACGTTGGCACTGCCAACATGGGCGTTCCGTTCGTCGGCTCGTGCATGCTGGCCAATTCCAATGGCGTTGTTGTCGGCCACTTGACCACTGGACCCGAGATAGTGAAAATTGAAGAAGCTTTGGGATTCCTTGACTGA
- a CDS encoding prenyltransferase/squalene oxidase repeat-containing protein, translating into MGSKLDLLGRYVDVNSALKYIEERRHEDGGYCFVSVLNDTNVNDTYYAVKTYELLGLEVPEKEKTIEFLEKAIQPQTAVVAIAMALESLAILGAKDIAKGHLDIVYTKYNPVEGKFAVGLGGSEEFGTATPLEATYWVVKAFRAIGHDFSKEERDVIRAFVMKFRKGNGYGVKQATTTMTYQALYTLYALGYRPPKSPHFRNCELCGDWGGFTEVPYSLPPYLEPTFYATRGLELQGERPTCPRRHIWFIRQLQNSNGGFRRSLELGISNFQNTYRALAVVDSMSRFV; encoded by the coding sequence ATGGGCTCGAAGCTAGACCTGCTCGGACGATACGTTGATGTTAACTCTGCACTCAAGTATATTGAGGAAAGGAGGCACGAGGACGGTGGCTACTGCTTCGTGAGCGTCCTTAATGACACCAATGTGAACGACACCTACTACGCCGTCAAGACCTACGAACTGCTCGGACTGGAAGTCCCGGAGAAGGAAAAGACAATCGAGTTTCTTGAGAAGGCCATCCAGCCCCAGACAGCCGTTGTTGCGATAGCCATGGCCCTCGAAAGCCTTGCAATACTTGGAGCTAAGGACATCGCCAAGGGGCACCTTGACATTGTTTACACCAAGTACAATCCCGTGGAAGGCAAGTTCGCCGTCGGTCTCGGCGGGAGCGAAGAGTTTGGAACGGCGACACCGCTTGAAGCTACGTACTGGGTCGTCAAAGCGTTCAGGGCCATCGGGCATGACTTTTCAAAGGAGGAAAGGGATGTGATAAGGGCTTTCGTCATGAAGTTTAGGAAGGGGAACGGCTACGGCGTGAAGCAGGCGACAACAACGATGACCTATCAGGCTCTTTACACCCTCTACGCCCTCGGCTACAGGCCCCCTAAAAGCCCACACTTCAGGAACTGCGAGCTATGCGGTGACTGGGGAGGCTTTACGGAGGTTCCCTACAGCCTGCCACCTTACCTTGAGCCGACCTTCTACGCCACTAGAGGTCTTGAGCTCCAGGGAGAAAGGCCAACCTGCCCGAGGAGACATATCTGGTTCATACGCCAGCTCCAGAATTCTAATGGAGGTTTCAGGCGTTCTTTGGAGCTCGGCATCTCAAACTTCCAGAACACCTACAGGGCTCTGGCTGTCGTGGACTCGATGAGCAGGTTCGTGTGA
- a CDS encoding SWIM zinc finger family protein, protein MGGEALYFSGGVTWVVKTPSAVYGEVLDDYAYRVKIDLSTGSSFCTCPKGGSCEHVDAVKIALERGFYFECNTNVFPEACALSMMEEVPALALEYSIKMLRYELQTDESGSKSAYFFMLSMDLERKLRDPRKLPILQELLDEYTRLFPDYPLTERLKSEFKRLKSELIKARE, encoded by the coding sequence ATGGGCGGGGAGGCTCTCTATTTTTCCGGCGGAGTCACTTGGGTTGTAAAGACCCCCAGTGCGGTCTATGGGGAAGTTCTGGATGATTATGCTTATCGGGTAAAAATCGACCTCTCCACGGGTTCCTCTTTTTGCACGTGTCCAAAGGGTGGTTCTTGCGAACACGTAGATGCCGTGAAGATCGCCCTTGAGAGAGGATTCTACTTCGAATGTAACACTAACGTCTTTCCCGAAGCATGCGCGCTTTCAATGATGGAGGAGGTACCTGCTCTCGCGCTTGAGTATTCTATTAAAATGCTTAGATATGAGCTTCAGACGGATGAGAGTGGTAGTAAGTCCGCTTACTTTTTCATGCTTTCCATGGACCTCGAAAGAAAGCTTAGAGACCCAAGAAAATTGCCCATTCTCCAGGAGTTGCTTGATGAATACACCCGTCTGTTTCCAGATTATCCGCTTACAGAAAGGCTTAAATCCGAGTTCAAGCGTTTAAAAAGTGAGTTAATAAAAGCCCGGGAGTAA
- a CDS encoding PRC-barrel domain-containing protein, which produces MVRILASKLRDVELITDTGVRLGWVYDLSFDEKSGELLVIVAEPDEDLDKSDFVVDHEGLLLIPVSAVRSVGEVIIIDSKKLAVKSKLRGIRRKTA; this is translated from the coding sequence ATGGTGAGAATACTTGCCTCAAAGCTCAGGGACGTTGAGCTGATAACCGACACCGGGGTAAGGCTCGGATGGGTTTACGACCTTAGCTTCGACGAAAAAAGTGGTGAATTACTGGTTATTGTGGCAGAGCCGGATGAAGACCTCGACAAGAGCGATTTCGTGGTAGATCACGAGGGGCTTCTTCTGATTCCCGTGAGCGCTGTTAGAAGCGTCGGGGAAGTAATAATCATAGACTCCAAGAAGCTGGCAGTAAAGTCCAAACTGAGGGGAATACGGAGAAAAACTGCATGA
- the rpl18a gene encoding 50S ribosomal protein L18Ae, whose product MEVKVFRVKGTFERLGKKQPFTKEYRALKEEHVKELVYSEIGSKHRVPRTKIWIESIEEISPEEAEDMVVRRLSLEL is encoded by the coding sequence ATGGAGGTTAAGGTCTTCCGCGTTAAGGGTACCTTCGAAAGACTCGGAAAGAAGCAGCCCTTCACTAAGGAGTACAGGGCTTTGAAGGAGGAGCACGTTAAGGAGCTTGTTTACTCCGAGATAGGAAGCAAGCACAGGGTTCCCAGAACTAAGATCTGGATAGAGAGCATTGAGGAGATCAGTCCCGAAGAAGCAGAGGACATGGTAGTTAGAAGGCTCAGCCTTGAACTCTGA